ACAAAACAGTTTTGAAATCATTGCAGTTGTTTTTCCCCAGACCACCTCGTcagactcttctctctctctctcatctgtaaGTAGTCATGACGATGCTGTGGGTTCATAAGGTTAAAAAGGGCCATGTATAGATTGTGATTATTAATTGTCTGCCTTGTACTTTCTGatgtaaatgtgtttttaaaACCTACAAAATTTGACAAACATACAAAAAAATTTGGACGACTTTTAATTTTGCTTAATTATTTTtgattatttttttgtatttttaatcgAAGATCAGACAAATCTGGACAGTCAGCTACTACTACGGCTCTTACGGAATACGAAAATCCTTTAATTACTCTAAAAGTAATTTATTGTATATATTGTGTTAGCATGAATCAACTGTGATGTAGATTTTAGATGTAAATACAAACACACGTTTTTCCTACTCACTTCAACTACTGTGATGTGGAATTcatttattattaataataatgcTTAACATTAAAGATCTTTGTTTTATTGGCTCATTGATGTTTCATCTTGTAATTATTTATCAGTAGTAATAGGGATGGGAAACCAGTGAACTATATGTAGTTCTCGTAGAATAAGGTCATTTCTAAAGGTAATTTGATCACTAAAATTGGCCAGAGGACACCATGTTGTgctttctattctattctacagtAAACCTTCTGTAAATCAAACTAATTAGCCAATTAATAAAGCAACTGGCGTAACCAGTTTTtgtattgttttgtttgtttagcattttccttgttggacataaaatactgtaaaaacaccaggaattcagctccaagtgattttaatttctCAAATCTGTTCTCAAGTATTCCCATGTATAAATATATACATTATATGTGATCGTATCCCAATGTCATTAAGGTTTGAAATAattatgtttttgtcaaatactatCCGTTTGGGCTTCTTGGGGTCAATTTGCAagtgtacaaattatttgtaattatgttccggcccccccgACCATCCATTCATGAAAAAAAATCGTCCCGTGGCTGATAATGTAGTTGGGGACCCTGTAATCAAAGTAGCCTTAAATGTATAGCTATTGACACAGACAGCGGTAAAGAGCAGTGTGTCTCTGTTCTAGATGTTTCCATCTGAAATGACTTGAGAAGTGCGGTAATGAAAGGTACAGAGCTCTAATCCAATCGAATGGCGCCAACTGGACGACGTCCCCGGAAATGAAGAACACGTGTCCAATCAGAGAAACGTGCATTGCGTTGCAGGGAACGAACCAATCGCGTTCTAGAGAGTGAAAGGACAGCCAATGGGAAGCCTTCGTAGGTTGACGTGTTCAGCAGGAAGCTTCGCAGAATCCGGACATTGCGTGCTCACTTTACCGGCGTCGACTCTGGCTGCTCATGTGTAGCTGTAATTTTTTTTCGCTAGAGAGGTAGTTTTATATCGTAACGTTTAGGTAGCTACATCTAGCTGAAATAAATTAAGTTAGCTATTCGTCTTAAAATGTTGTGTTTGAGTAGTTTGTCGGTCGCCCTCGCAGCGCTGGCTTTGGTACCGAGCATTAGCGACGCTTTGAAAGATGGGGAGTGTGAAGGTGGGTTGGATTGTCTGATATTTACATCACTGTCGCTATGGATATAGCTAGCTACTTAACTAGTCGTAGTTAAGTTTTATGGCAACCTACAATTCCATGCATTGACAATGATTCTTCGCCAAATAGCCTAGAAGTTGGCTAGCTGCAATTCATTAAATGGAAATATGTCTTTCAATGCGCTCCTAAATATATGTTTGTGTGCAGAGAAGTATTGCAGCTGGCTGTGTCTAGCTACCTAGGTAACTAGTACCTGTCAATTAAGAGTCATACTTAATTGCTCATTAGGACCTTGCCAGATATTGCCTGTGGTTTCTGTTTATGAGGTAATATGCTCCTATGTCAAGCTGTTGTTTCTCTGTTAGATGGGATAACTGATACTTTACTCTGAATTGGTCAGGTTTATCTAGGGTGTTGGGCTATATAACGTGTGGATAACCTACTGTAACATAGGACAGACTGACCATAGAAGTCTCAGAGTTGTAAAAACGTATGTATATGGTATTGCTGGAGTTACCTATTTCTTGTATACCATCAGATTAGCCAAATGTTCTATTAGAAAAGGATATAGAAAGGAATGCATTACAAGTCATGCCATCTCTAatgtaatgataataataataatatgccattaggCAGACACtttaatccaaagcgatttacagtcatgcgtgcatacatttttgtgtatgggtggtcccggggattgaacccactaccctggcgttacaagcgccatgctctaccagctgagctacataggACCACCCGATCATTCCTTGTTTGTGTTGTTTCCTCCCTTTCAGTGTGCGTGAGCTTCCTGGGAAGGTTCTACCAGTCATTGCAAGACAACGACGTGAAATTCACCAGCGCAGACATCGAGAAGGCCCTCGTCAAAACCTGCAAAGACACCAAGGGCAAGGAAAATCGCTTTGTACGTGATTTAGGCTAATATCTTTGTTTGTTTAGTTTAATGGAAGTCTAGTCGATAAGTAGTTACATTGTGTCCTATCCAGATTATccactggatttgttgttgattCATTGATGTTATTTTCTTCCTTCTGTACCCTAGTGTTACTACATTGGTGGAAcaaatgatgcagccaccaaaATTCTCAATGAGATCTCCAAGCCCCTGAGTTACCACACACCAGTAGACAAGATCTGTGAGAAACTGAAGAAAAAGGACAGTCAGATCTGTGAACTGAAATACGGTAAGAAAACAAAATGTAGACCCATTTTTATATGACTTAGTATGCAGTTATTTGTAAGTTAAATCAATGCTACAGTACCGACCCACACTTATGATGTGTGTAACATAATGATGTAGCAGATAGAATGTATACTATACAAAGTATGTTAGCATCCCTCAATTCCACATGTTTCTATGACCGCTAAACCCTGCTTAATAGTCCACATTTCTCCTTCTTTTTTTGTCCCTTATTTGTTCCCATAGTTTAGCCTCTTTCACGTGGGACTCATCACAATGCTTATAATAAATTATTTTCTTTACAACTGTCACAATACCATTAGATAATTGTTTGTGGATCATGCTTAGTCAAAAAAACATTGTACAATGTAGGCCTGTGGCTATTTCCAACCCCCTCCTCCTGCGTATTACAAGTTAtttacatacacaaacacaggtGAGGACCTATTTTAAATGTCATCACCGTACCTGACTGTTGGGGGTTTGGCAGTCTTATTATTGCCTAAGTGTAATTTGACCTCTCTTCCGGAAAGGTGAAGAGACTCTGCACACTGTATTCTACGGTATGCTCCCATGTCAGTTAATCACACAGCATAGAATGCAGAGTCTTGTTTAACCTTTTTTAGTGAACATCATTTGATATCAGCACCTGCTAAGAGACAATTAATGTTtgtgtatataataataataataatatgccatttagcagacgcttttatccaaagtgacttacagtcatgtgtataTAACAGGCGTCACTGTGTGTGCTTTCTTAACAGTAGCCTCCTTCCTCCATCTTGAATCCTCTACCACACAGACACTTGACCACCCTCCTGAAATCCCTCCTATTCTTAGCCACTTACACCACCGAAAAGCAGTTCGGCAAACGCGAGTGGAGACATTTTCAGGCTGAGGAGTGAAGTTACGAATCCATACTCTTTTACAAGTATGGAATcattaccttctctctctctctctcccctctgcagaCAAACAGGTGGACCTGAGCACGGTGGATCTGAAGAAGCTGAAGGTGAAAGACTTGAAGAAGATCCTGGAGGAGTGGGGAGAGTCGTGCAAAGGCTGTGCCGAGAAGTCCGACTTCATCCGCAAGATCAATGAACTCATGCCCAAGTACGCCCCCAACGAAGCCAAAGCACGGAGAGAACTGTAaccagagggagagggggtacaGACCTGGGATTGTATCAAGCATCtcaagagtaggagtgctgatctaggatcagggccccccccccgtccatgtaatCTTACTTATTCTTTGATCTAAATGCCAAATctaatcctagatcagcactcctactctgagacactttggatggatcccaaattgcaccctagtccctatatagtgcactatctttgaccagagccctatggggaatatggtgtcatttagGATGTAGCCTTTGTTTATACAGGCCCTGGGGAAGGGGGCCTTGGTGGTCCTGAGAGGGTATTTTGTGGTGGGTAATGTTCGCTGTGCGGTATATGAACCACCCGACAGTCTGTACATGACCTTAGTTCCCTTTTTGAAGGGATGTACTTTTTAATTTGACTTAATTAATAACAGTATAATCAAATATAACGGGGGCTGGACAAGCTTATATGCAGAAGATCCTAGACAGTAGGTGTAGTAAGACACCTGATTCTACGTATCGACTAATCATCAGTCTGCAAATCGAGACCTTGATTATACCTGCACCCACAATGTCATTAACCCTCTACGAATAAGCTTGGCCACCCCTGAAATATATaaaagaggagggatggaggaagagcaGATAAAATAAAAGGATATTTGCTGTTCTTTCACACAACCTTTCATCTAAGACCTGATGTTTATTACAACCGTGCTATACTTTTTCATTAAAATATGAAAACCAGGTGTCAGAAGTCATGGTGTTTTAATAAGCAATGCTGGTAGTATTATCACACATGGTCATAAATGTCTAACTTGGCATGAGTATTTTttttactgaacaaaaaatataaatgcaacatgtaaagtgttggtttcatgagctgaaataaaagatccctgaaattttccatgtgcacaaaaagcttatttctttcaaatgttgtgcacaaatttgtttacatccctgttagtcaacatttctcctttgccaaggtaatccatcaacctgacaggtgtggcatatcaacaagctgattaaacggcatgatcattacacaggtgcaccttgtgctgtaaaaggccactctaaaattacattttagtcatttagcagacgcacttatccagagcgacttgcagttagtgagtgcatacattttcatactggccccctgtgggaatcaaacccgcaaccctggtgttgcaagcgccatgctctacgaactgagctacacgggcctaaaatgttcagttttgtcacacaacacaatgccacagatgtcttaagttttgagagagtgtgcaattggtatgctgactgcaggaatgtccaccagagctgttgccagataatttaatgttcctttctctaccataagccaccttcaaagttttagagaatttggcagtagaaccgcagaccacgtgtatggtgtcatgtgggtgagcggtttgctgatgtcaacgttgtgaacagagtgcctcatggtggcggtggggttatggtatgggcaggcataagctatggacaacgaacacaattgcattttatcgatggcaatttgaatgcacaaaaataccttGACAAGATCACGAGgcccatttttttttaaaggtgtctgtgaccaacagaagcatatctgtattcccagtaatgtgaaatctATAGTTTAGGGCCtagttaatttatttcaattgactgatttcttcatATGAACTGTAATCTGTCTAATCAAtgacattgttgcatgttgcgtttatatatttgttcagtattaTTCAAAATGCATGTGAAACATTTTCTATTCACCATTTGTTATTTCTAGTTTCCATGGCACGTATTATACAAGTTCTTTGTAAATGATCTAATTTGTGTCACATATTTTCAAAACTAATGTTAGGGTTATCTGCGATCCACATGACGTCACTAGCCCTGCGGCTACGTCGACTCAAACCCCTCCCATTGGCGGAACGCGCACATTCCTTTTGTCCAAGATGGCGGAGTTGATACAGGTTCACTGATTCTAATATGTTTTTAAACGCGTTTATCTTTTTATTTCGGAATATATGCAGAGTCGCAACATTTGTTACAAGTTACTAACGTCCGTTTATGTGCAACGTCTCCCAAAACGGAGGAATTTGCTTCCAGACCGGATTTTTTCTGCAGAcattggctggctagctagctagctaaaaagtTTGGGCATCCTTTGAAAATGAAGCGACAGGCCGGGAGGGACTCCAGTCCTAGTAGGGCTTTAGCGAAACGAATACGGGAAAGAGAGCGGGACCGGGACGGGGCACGGAGAGAGGACCTGCCGCCCCCACCGCTTGCTTTGCTGCTCGCTGAAAGCGGGAGGCAACATGCTCGGAGCAGGAGCAGGGAACGAGAAAAGACACGGCTTCGGGAGGAGCGCGGGGCCGCCGGAGACCCCCTCCACCACCGACAACAACACCACGACCTCGGCCGAACTCCTCTCCGGACTACAGCCGCCCTGCCTAAAGGCAAAGCCGCAGCCGAACTACTGAGTCCCCGGGGGGGAGCGGGGGGGACTCTGGAATACAAATCGTTGCTCATTAGCAATCTCGGCTCGGTACTATCTGACGAGCACGTTGAAGACGGACTGTTTCACGAGTTTAAAAAGTTCGGGGACGTCAGTGTGAAACTATCCCACACTCCAGAGCTAGGCCGGGTCGCCTACGTGAATTTCCGACACCCGGAGGACGCTAAAGAGGCCAGGCATGCCAAAACCAGGTTTGTACTCTATGACCGCCCCCTCAAAGTAGAGCCCATGTACGTCCGGCGTCGCAGCTGCACGCCGCCGGATGTGGGTTATGTCCCCATCCATGGCGCCCCATATCCCTCTTATAGACAAAGGTCCCTCTCCCCCTGCGCTGGAGTTAGTAGTATCAGAGATATCCGACCACCGAGACACTACCCTGTAGAGGGGCTGGgactgagcagagagagggagaggatctTAGATTACTATGGGATGTTAGACGAGAGGGGACGGCCATACAGGCTGCCGGTACCTGAGCATGATGACATAAAACCTGAGGATGACGCGCGGGCGTGCAGGAACCTGTTCATCGGCAACCTGGATCACAACGTCACCGAGGGCGAGCTGAGGAGAGGCTTCGACAAGTACGGCGTCATCGAGGAAGTTGTGATTAAACGCCCGGCGCGTGGTCAGGGGGGAGCATACGCTTTCCTCAAGTTCCAGAACTTAGACATGGCTCACAGGGCCAAGATAGCCATGCAGGGCCGTGTGATTGGCGGGAACCCGGTGAAGATAGGCTATGGTAAAGCTAACCCTACCACCAGACTCTGGGTAGGGGGGCTGGGACCCAGCAATTCCCTGGCAGCCCTGGCCCGAGAGTTTGACCGCTTTGGCAGCATCCGGAACATAGACTATGTGAAAGGGGACAGTTTTGCCTACATTCAGTATGAGAGCCTGGATGCCTCCCAGGCCGCATGCACCCAGATGAGAGGGTTCCCCCTGGGAGGCCCAGAGAGGAGGCTGAGGGTGGACTTTGCCAAGGCTGAGGAGCCCCTGCCTCGTAGCTACCCAACGGGGTACCAGCCCCCCGTGCCCCTGCCTGCCCATCTGGACCTGCTGAGGCACCGCGACCGCAGCCTGGAGAGAGAGCTACGCGCCCGAGACCGCTCGCCCCCCTCCCATGCCCTGTTCACCCagcgggagagcgagagagctctgctggacagggacaggggggacagagagtTCACCTCCCCAACAAATAGCCTGGAGTGCAGGGGGGGTGAAGCATTTGGGGGGTCCCGTGGTGGCCGAGGGGACCGGGCAGCCCGGAGCCGAAGCAGAGACCGCTGGCTGAAGGAGAGGGACGCAGAGCGGGCTGGAGCGGAGAGACGCAGACGCAGGTCCCTATCCCTAGACTGGCCCTctctggagaaggagagaggcaggtccaaggtgagaggagggggagcAGGGCCAGCTTCTCCAGAGGACAGCCCAGACAGAGCCAGGGTCCGGGCCCCAGACTCTACGACCGAGCCCAGGGGACAGAGCCCTGACAGCAGCCGCCACTCCAACGAGGACCGGGTTGGCCAGGACGGCCACGAGACATCCTCCAgccgggaccgccacaagaaGACTGGCGGGGACAGAGAGAAGGACCGTGAACGCAACCACCGGGCCAGCGACATAAACCACACCTCTGACACGTCTAAAACTGACCCCAGAACACCCAGCATGTTTTCGGAGTGTGCCACCACCCTCACCAAAGTCTGGCACGGTCACTTCACCCTGAAGAACTCCTGCTTCCCCACTAACATGCACCTTCTAGAGGGAGGCTCCGGGTTCTTCCACTCCGTCATGAAGGACCACCAGGCGAAGGGGAAACTGACCCAGCTGAAGATCGCCCAGCGACTGAGGATGGACCAGACCAGGCTGGACGAAGTCACCAGGAGGATCAAGCATGGTGGCTCCGAGGGCTATGCTGTTCTCCTGGCCCTTCAGGGCCCCATCGACCGTGAGGCCCCTCCACCTGAACCAGGCCTACAGATCAGACTCCTCCGTCACCTGGTCACCTACCTGAGAAACAAGGAGGCTGCAGGAGTGATCAGTCTACCTGTGGGCGGGGCTAAGGAGGGGGGAAAGGGGGGCATGCTGTACGCCTTCCCCCCCTGTGACTTCTCCCAGCAGTTCCTCCAGAGCGCACGCAGGACTTTGGAGAATCTGGATGAAGAGCACCTTGTGATTGTTATTGTCAATGACTCT
This region of Coregonus clupeaformis isolate EN_2021a unplaced genomic scaffold, ASM2061545v1 scaf0123, whole genome shotgun sequence genomic DNA includes:
- the LOC121574706 gene encoding putative RNA-binding protein 15B; its protein translation is MKRQAGRDSSPSRALAKRIRERERDRDGARREDLPPPPLALLLAESGRQHARSRSREREKTRLREERGAAGDPLHHRQQHHDLGRTPLRTTAALPKGKAAAELLSPRGGAGGTLEYKSLLISNLGSVLSDEHVEDGLFHEFKKFGDVSVKLSHTPELGRVAYVNFRHPEDAKEARHAKTRFVLYDRPLKVEPMYVRRRSCTPPDVGYVPIHGAPYPSYRQRSLSPCAGVSSIRDIRPPRHYPVEGLGLSRERERILDYYGMLDERGRPYRLPVPEHDDIKPEDDARACRNLFIGNLDHNVTEGELRRGFDKYGVIEEVVIKRPARGQGGAYAFLKFQNLDMAHRAKIAMQGRVIGGNPVKIGYGKANPTTRLWVGGLGPSNSLAALAREFDRFGSIRNIDYVKGDSFAYIQYESLDASQAACTQMRGFPLGGPERRLRVDFAKAEEPLPRSYPTGYQPPVPLPAHLDLLRHRDRSLERELRARDRSPPSHALFTQRESERALLDRDRGDREFTSPTNSLECRGGEAFGGSRGGRGDRAARSRSRDRWLKERDAERAGAERRRRRSLSLDWPSLEKERGRSKVRGGGAGPASPEDSPDRARVRAPDSTTEPRGQSPDSSRHSNEDRVGQDGHETSSSRDRHKKTGGDREKDRERNHRASDINHTSDTSKTDPRTPSMFSECATTLTKVWHGHFTLKNSCFPTNMHLLEGGSGFFHSVMKDHQAKGKLTQLKIAQRLRMDQTRLDEVTRRIKHGGSEGYAVLLALQGPIDREAPPPEPGLQIRLLRHLVTYLRNKEAAGVISLPVGGAKEGGKGGMLYAFPPCDFSQQFLQSARRTLENLDEEHLVIVIVNDSA
- the LOC121575770 gene encoding mesencephalic astrocyte-derived neurotrophic factor; protein product: MLCLSSLSVALAALALVPSISDALKDGECEVCVSFLGRFYQSLQDNDVKFTSADIEKALVKTCKDTKGKENRFCYYIGGTNDAATKILNEISKPLSYHTPVDKICEKLKKKDSQICELKYDKQVDLSTVDLKKLKVKDLKKILEEWGESCKGCAEKSDFIRKINELMPKYAPNEAKARREL